The Psychrobacillus sp. FSL K6-4046 DNA window GATGACTCAGGCCCAAAGAGTGCTTCAGCTTGTAGAAGATATACATGGTGGTGTCACTTTTGAGGTTAATCCTTATGAATGGAATTGTGACTACTATTTAAAGCACGGTAAAATGATGCCGGAAGATGGGCTGTCTATATTAAAAGACTATGAGGCAATTTTGTTTGGGGCAGTAGGTGATCCTAAAGTGCCTGACCATATCTCGGTATGGGAGTTAATCTTACCGATTAGGCGAGCGTTTCAACAATATATTAATCTAAGACCAATCAAGCTATTGAAAGGAATTCAAAGCCCCTTAGTCGGCAAGGGTGTGGAGGACATAGATTTTGTTGTTGTCCGAGAAAATACAGAGGGTGAGTATTCAAACAGTGGAGGTCGCTTGCATGCGGGAACTCCTTATGAAGTTGTTGTTCAAAATAGTGTGTTTACACGCATGGGTAGTGAGCGAGTGATCAAATACGCATATGAGCTTGCGCAAAAAAGAGGTTCAAAACATTTATCGGTTGCAACTAAATCTAATGCTATTAACTTTTCGATGCCTTTTTGGGACGAAATAGCAAAGGAAATTGGAGCAGGCTACCCAGAGATAGAAGCAAAATTCTATCATATCGATGCACTTGTTGCTTTCTTCGTATCTAAGCCGGAAATTTTTGATGTAGTTGTAGGTAGTAATTTATTTGGAGATATATTAACGGATCTAGGAGCGGCAATTTCAGGTGGTCTAGGTATCACTCCATCAGGGAATATCAATCCAGAAAAACAGTATCCGTCTATGTTCGAGGCCATTCATGGCTCTGCTCCAGACATCGCAGGTAAGGGGATAGCCAATCCGATTGCTCAAATATGGAGCACTTCTTTAATGCTGGAGCATTTAGGCTACTCAGATCTAGCTAACGTAATCGTGGACGGAATTGAGGAAACATTAGTGGAAGGTAAAGTTAGAACCCCTGACTTAGGCGGGAATGCTAATACTACGGAGTTTACTGAGGAAATTATGAAACACATTAAATCTTACGCATAGGAGAGATGAGAAATGGGTGTAGTTGAAAACAAAGTAATCGTAGTAACAGGCGCTGGTGGAGGAATGGGCCTTCAAGTAGTTCAAGATTTATTAGAGAAAGGTGCAATTGTGGTTGCTTTAGATATTAACACCGATGCTGTAGGTGGGGTGGAACATACAAATTTACGAGTGAAACAGGTTGATCTGTTAAATGAAAATAGTATACAGTCCATGTTTAAAGAGATAAATGATGAGTTTCATAGAATAGATGGCTTAGTGAACATCGCTGGAATTGCACAGGCTGCTAAGTCAATAGTAGATGTAGAACTAACCGAATGGCATAGGCTTATCAATATCAATGCAACAGCGACTTTCTTAACATGTAAGGAAGCAATACGCTACATGAGGGAGGCTAAAAATGGATCGATTATCAACATTGGGTCAGTTTCTGTCACGCGACCACGACCAGGTCTTCAAAGCTATGTAGCATCAAAAGGAGCTGTCGAGGCATTCTCTAAGGCGCTTGCGTTAGAAGCTGCTTCTTATAACGTACGAGTAAATGTAATACATCCTGGTCCTGCTGATACTCAAATGCTAGGACAGTTTTCTTCTCAAAAAGGGGAAGTAGTGCTGAATAAAGATATCTTTGCAGAAAGTGTTCCTTTA harbors:
- a CDS encoding tartrate dehydrogenase, translated to MIHKIACIPGDGIGPEVMTQAQRVLQLVEDIHGGVTFEVNPYEWNCDYYLKHGKMMPEDGLSILKDYEAILFGAVGDPKVPDHISVWELILPIRRAFQQYINLRPIKLLKGIQSPLVGKGVEDIDFVVVRENTEGEYSNSGGRLHAGTPYEVVVQNSVFTRMGSERVIKYAYELAQKRGSKHLSVATKSNAINFSMPFWDEIAKEIGAGYPEIEAKFYHIDALVAFFVSKPEIFDVVVGSNLFGDILTDLGAAISGGLGITPSGNINPEKQYPSMFEAIHGSAPDIAGKGIANPIAQIWSTSLMLEHLGYSDLANVIVDGIEETLVEGKVRTPDLGGNANTTEFTEEIMKHIKSYA
- a CDS encoding SDR family oxidoreductase, which produces MGVVENKVIVVTGAGGGMGLQVVQDLLEKGAIVVALDINTDAVGGVEHTNLRVKQVDLLNENSIQSMFKEINDEFHRIDGLVNIAGIAQAAKSIVDVELTEWHRLININATATFLTCKEAIRYMREAKNGSIINIGSVSVTRPRPGLQSYVASKGAVEAFSKALALEAASYNVRVNVIHPGPADTQMLGQFSSQKGEVVLNKDIFAESVPLGRLIKPSDISATVVHLLSDAAQIITGSVIHVDGGRNI